The Solanum lycopersicum chromosome 8, SLM_r2.1 DNA segment GGATTGTTAGACTGAAAGGTTGGTTAAGAGGATTGATGATAGAAAAAAAGGGTGAACTGAAAgttggagaagatgaagaatGTACCAATTTCGGTGTTGAATTCAATTTGACTGGAGAGAgaaaacaatttcaaatttcaaattgtaAGGACGAAATTAACTAATAAGATTGTGGGAGGAAAAATAGGAAGATATTGATGGAGTGAAATAAGGAAGAGAAAATGTGGGTTTTGGGAGTGCGGAGTTATGTATCAGCTGTAGggttttaggagtaaaataaggaattttggtaatattttaaaatggtagagaataatagtaattatgaaaaataaagggaTGTAGATaggtaattttttcaaataatgatATATGTTGGTTGAGGTAGAACGGGAATCGGAATTGGGAATGCCACGTGGCATCATATGTAGAATGCAAAAGCACAATGTTGAAGCGGCGGAGGCTACCGTGAGAAACGCTTACAGGAATTATTATTTCACTTCATTTTGATTTTccaatttaatttgaattcagTTATTTTATTTGGGATTTTCTATCTCTATAAGTAGTTCATAGAAATTATCATGAGATTACAATCAATCTATATGAGTAGATCAATTAAAAGGTACTTTTGAAGAGAAAGTCGTCAATATTTTTTAGggttattttcttcttattttcttagagaTTAGTAGTTAAATGTCTTGTTCTAGTGCTGTAGCTACGAATTAAATGTTGAATATTTGAGGCTTTATGAAATTATCGTTGTCAAACCAAGTTACTTCTATattcttgttttatattttatgcttGCGCACCATAAATCTAGTGTctaatcttaaaataaaaaaggagagGTTAGATAGACCAGAGAATATAGAGAGTTCGAAGCACTGTTGAGAGGAAGATCCTTGGTCCCTCTTCATTCTCTACAGGGTTCCAAACCTTTCTTCAACATAGGTGACAACGAGCacccattagattgaggtgattAGTGTTCAGGAATGACCCCAGACGAACACCTTGCTTGGTTATAAAATAGGATGAGATATAAATGCTTGCCAATTAGTCTATTTAACTCCGCTCAACGATGTAGTTAGATAACTAATTGGGATAGGCGGTGAGAGGCAAATAGCACGGATCATACTATCAACCCTATAAACCAATAACTTGACAACTAAAATTAGTTCTAAGCCAAGAATATGATACATGAGATTCAGTGCATGATGCATCCCTGAGATTTTCCAACTATTGTAAGTAATCTGATTATTTAATTCCTGCTTTCTTTTCTTCTGACActctttaataaataattagactagtataaattagtaaaaataggCAATTGACAAGTCTTTTGGGTTTGATAATCTGGTTCTTTTAAGAGTCACTATATTACTTGTGCGACCACGTAGACTTGCTCGTGCAATTGGGAGCAACAACTATAGTTGTGGATATTTTGATTCCTTCTGTTTCCCTTTCCTTGATCCCTATCCGATAGGTTAAATGTTTGAATCAATAGTgaaccttttcttttttatgaatCAACATTATTTCATTCCAAATCTTTCCTGATACCTCTTAAGGAAAATATCTAATTTGAATCCCAAATTAACGGGATAGTGTGTTTTCTAAAAGATCCTGACTTTCGTACTTTGGTGGGTTTATGAGATCTTTTTGATGGCCTATTTTGAAGGGATATGTGCTTATATAACTCTTAAATGTCATTATGGACACAATATTTTGAGTTTCTTTTTGCAGCTTTCAGTCTCCGATCAATAAGtttggtgtgtgtgtgtgtatgtatatggATGGTTTGCTCGAGTACCACCTTTAGTATGTGTtcaatttttctcttaaatGTTGGTTCCATGGGTGAATGGAGTTTATTTCTTTGTAATATGATTGTTATATGTTGGTGCATGAGTGGCGGGTAATTGTGTGTATATGCTTGATGGTTCATGTGTAGATCAAAGTTGCATGTTAAACGCTAGACATGATGCCTCGGGATCCTTGTGGTCCGAGTTACTTTATGAATTTGATAAAGTAGGTATAGGTGATTGTTATGATTTTGGGCAGGTCTTGGTGGTTGGTTAGGCCAAGTTAATAATTAGTGGTCTGGTGCATAATTTATTTGGTGGGACTATTTACAGTTGTTAAAGGGATTTGGAACATATAGGAGTCAGGCGGTTTACTTACTTGGTCAAGGCCAGGGGTTGACATAGTACTTTGGGGAGAGTAGCAGTATAGTTAACGAGTTTAGTGAAAGGACTATGAATTGGTAAAATGCGTGATTTGTAAAATCTTTGTGTGATAAAAGGTTAAGTTATGATCTGATTTGAGGGTGAAATTGCCTAGATGGTAGAGTTGGCAGTGGAAGGATGTGGAGTGATTTGAGATAGGGTATATGAGTCCCAAGGTAATGTTATTAGGCAGTGAAGAGGGTAATGGTAAAGATCGGGGTCATAATATATCTCCAAGGTCcatgtttattaattatttgcattatattatGTGGTGGAGTCGGATCGAACGATGATGTCTATTAGTACATGTTGTTTATGCTAATACTACTTTTCTAATGCAACTTGGCATAGTCTGATTGCAGGATTAGTGATGTTTCGTAAATGAAGACAATGATGATCACCGACAAGTTCTACTTATATTTCTTTATGGTGGGAGTTGTgtctattaaaattaaaatcttgtATTCTCTTAGAAGCACTTTTACCTGTTTAGACTAACTTTTTGGGTGGGTTCAAGGTATTTCTTGACAACAGTGTTTTTGTTTTTACCAAGTTTgagtattttcatatttaaatagggatttttcttatattttgttcacttcCGCATTTAATGTCCCGATTTGGGGACAAGGATTCTGCTGTGTAGGTGTTAGAGTAGGTGCTCACTCCGCTCAGTGGGTTAGATCGTGACAATTATCAACCAGTTTGTGGTTGCTCGGCCCAGTGGGTTAGGTCGTGACAACCACCATTGTCATCACAATCACTAACCAGCTTTATCATCACAACCACCACCTTTGCTGAACATTATTGTCCACGTATATCACACTTACCTTCtccatcattataattatatacacATTGCCATCCCTTTCTTTTTGTAGACGCCGCCACCTTTACCACTTCTATCAACCTCTGCCACCACAGTCAGTTTCCACGTAATAAACTTTGTCACTACAACTAACACCGCCATCGCCTACCACCATCCATTATTTGATCATCACCGCCATCACCACCACCTCCACCATTATGGTCGATCTCAACTACCAAccatcttcatcatcatattAGCACCATCTCCAACTAGCACATATATATCATCAATCAAAACACATTTTTTAGTCATCGGCCACCATCAACACCACCAGTTACTAACATCAACCAACACCAACCACCATTATAAAAGTCACCACAACGTCAACCACCAACACTGTCACAATTATCACCGTCGTGTTACTAGCCATTAACAACAACTACAATTTATCTATACCATCACTATCAAGTGCAAGTATTtcttttatcaaataataattttattttattaatttttattttaattatttgtttatttttaaagatataaataattatatacatttagatattaaaaataaaattattttatttattcaatttttctaGAGATactattttaatcattttgaaTGTTTAAATTTTAGCGAAAACAACGAGTCCTTATTTTGagacaaatatttttcaattaaaatgaaaattattttataacgGAGGAAGTAACACAAATACCACATGCACAAATCAACTAGAATGGCccaaaataaggaaagaaaaaaggaaGTAGGGTGGAAcattcaattaatatttgtagCTGGAGAACAGATTGAGACTTGTTTATGgacatgttttattattttattaatttggttAATGCACCTTAATTAAATGAAGTGGTAGCATGCAGAGCTTTTGAAGCTATCATTAATGTAATGATTGGAACCACCATCAGAAATTATAGTAGAGTTGACATTGAACTTAGATAACATATTTAGGAAGCAACCAAAATCAAAAGATTTGGTAAggagattttgatattttggtaGGGAAATTCATTCTCAATTACAACTAAGGGGTGGCTTTTAGGTTTTTAGTTCAGCCAACAAAATGGGGCCAGCTTCTAGAAGTAttctcctctcatttcttattttctaatAGAATAAAATTACGTCATAATTATAGCTATCGTATGTCAAAAGATGTAGTTATCACTGTGATTgagatatatatgttatgtatacatatatttcCTTCGAAGTgattataattcaaaaaatagttAAAGATAGCTAACAAGTCTTAGAAGACTTGgaataaaatatatcatgatTCAGCTCTTAGAAGCAAGAAAAAACACGTGTCCATATATCATGGTTTTAAGAGAGTATCTCAATTTGAAAGCTTTTCTTCACGATAATAATTTCTCTTGGTGCATGGAAAACACATGTGTGGCCTCTATTCATGTCTTCAAAAATAGTACTTCCTCCGTCTCGTGACATTATTTgatttagttctttttttttaaaaaaaaaaaagagttttgaaaTACATTTCTTAATTCTTATCAAGGATAGGAATGTTTTCAATACTTTTGTCgactttttattaagatttaCATTGTTATGTCATGTTACATATCAAGGGTGTATATATCTAAGTTTAGTTAATCAAGTATAAAAGTATTTAAATATTGTCAATAGTTTGGAacaaaaaactattaatttgaGTCAAGTTCAGAAGTCCAATACTTCTCtttatataataacataagGGATAACGCACAAGTACCTCCTATACCATGATCGAAATCCCACGGACACATCTTAAGTAAACTAATATCATATTACACCTTGagctttctttttcttttttttttttgtaattttatgcaccttttgtcttacgtggcaTACTACGTGACTTTACGCAATTGAAACGCGTGAGAAATATTTGAATGACACGTAAATCataaaggtgcacaaaattacaaaaaatataaatttaagagGTAGTAAAATctcaatttaattaaaatgtatctctgagatttcgattATAATTTAAGGAATATTTCTACCTTTTCCATAACATAAAATACCCATACATAAGATAGGACAGATAGCAAGAATAACCAAACATAATTTCATGTTGGAAAATGCATGTATTCATATACTATTAATTTGATATAGGAAACGACACATtttatcaaattcataattttccaaaaatcatagacttcaaatttattattttattacactataataataattattaaaagaaaaaaggggtAGTTGAGAGGACAAAATCAGCCTTTAGAAGATATCCAGGAGAtttgagaaaattttataatttaaataatcttGACAGCAATATATGAAGAAATTTTCGAACGTAAAGCAAGAAACTGTTGCATTCCACATgtatattaaattgaaaaaaataaataacacataACAAACTAATTGTTAATCATGCCATTAAAGTCAAATAGGTGGACAAGTCTGTTTCTCTTGTTAACTAATACAACGACTAAATACTCTTTTTTAGTGTTAGAATTTTTGAATTGCTTCCAAATACATTTCATTTAgtacatattttaatataaagtttATTATATGTTTACATGGAATAATTCAATAAATGCATCAGTCTATATCAAAGTTCTCTCTATATTACAGAGTAGTTGGTGCTTGATAAATTAGTTATAACAAGGTTCAAAAACTCTTTACTTTCATCTAGTTGTTTGGCGAAGAAATGACTGGTGAGAGATTAAGCTGGAAATCAATGATTCCATGTTGTTACAAAGTGGATGATGAGTTTGTAAAATCTAAGAAACAGGTGAAGAAACAGACTTCATTCCAGAGGCTAACACTTTTAGACTTTGATGATCCAAGTTCACCGTTATCGGCTGATGAACTCTCTAATTCATTCATTGGATCAAGCCTAATAAACTTTACATTTACTGATCTTAGAGAGGTAACACATAATTTTTCTTCTGCTAATTTTCTTGGTGAAGGAGGATTTGGACCTGTGTACAAGGGATTCGTCGATGACAAAGTTAGACCTGGATTGAAAGCTCAGGTTGTGGCTGTTAAGGTGCTGGATACAGATGGTCTACAAGGTCACAAGGAATGGCTGGTGagttatgttaattttttttccttccttcTGTTCTGTTGAGCGATATGAACTCACATGTcataattgttgttattatatatatacttggtTGAAATTAGTGAGTTAATTATGTAGACAGAGATAATATTCCTGGGGCAATTGAGGCATCCACATCTGGTAAAATTGATTGGATACTGCTGGGAGGATGATAATAGACTTTTAGTCTATGAATTCTTGCCAAGAGGAAGCTTGGAGAATCAACTCTTTGGAAGTAAGTTTCCGTATACATTCTTTAATCAATGTTAAGGCTATTTTTACATCATATAAGTAGTAGTGATATACTGTTTTTAGTATTCAGAGAACAGAGTCGTGACTTGATCTTGATATATCTAGTTATCAATCATGTTTGTATTTGTGGCATTATGCAGAATTTTCGATCACATTGTCGTGGTCCATAAGGATGAAGATAGCATTGGGAGCAGCAAAAGGTCTCGCGTTCCTTCATGAAGGAGACAAACCAGTCATATACAGGGACTTTAAGGCCTCAAACATCTTAATAGATTCAGTAAGCACCTCGAtctcttgctttttttttttctttaagaaatGAAAAACGAACAAAGAGATATATATAGTGACACTTGAAACATGATCATCTGTGTTGTAGGATTACACTGCTAAACTTTCTGATTTTGGACTCGCAAAGGATGGGCCGGAAGGGGATGATACTCATGTTTCCACACGAATAATGGGAACACATGGCTATGCAGCCCCTGAATACATAATGACAGGTAATTCAACTGTTTGGTTGAATAGAAAAATGGTAATACGTCCAACTTGTGATCAGCTAATTCATTGCTATCATTTCCAGGTCATTTGACGACAATGAGTGATGTATACAGCTTTGGAGTAGTTCTGTTGGAACTGCTAACTGGTAAAAGGTCTTTGGATAAGTCGAGAAGAGAAGGAGAACATAATTTAGTTGAATGGTTAAGGCCTTATCTAAGAGATCCAAAGAGAATTGCTCGTGTGATGGATCGAAGACTTGAAGATGAATACCCTATGAAAGGGGCACAAACTGCAGCATTAGTAGCATACAAATGTTTAAATCACTATCCTAAGCCTAGGCCTACAATGGATGATGTAGTCAAGATTCTCGAAACTCTTCAAGATGAAAACAACAACATCGACACTTCAATCAGTGATCCAATGATAACGATGACATTGAGTAGTGATTTTAGCAGTGGAAGTGAGCAAAATGAGGATACTGCAGCACCAGAAAGGAATAGAAATAACAAGTACTTGAATAATGAGAGAAATCAAGGTTATGGCTGGAAACATCGACTCAATAGACAACGAATGGTGGCATCATACTCAGATACAGCTCTCTATCGAAGACATTGACATGGTAAAGGCATTGCAGCGAACAATATTAAGTAATATTGCACTTCAATTTATCGATGCTACTAAATATTAATGCAGTAAGCAGAGTATACTGAAGATATAATTTAAACAGCATACTAGTTTCCTGTTAAGGTATAAAAATGTAACAtgattttctcttcttttttcctcttcAGTTGTTAgatatgaaattgaaaaaagaaaaccaAGACTAAGCCAATTCTGTTTGAAATAGATATGTCATTTCATACCTAGCTAGACACTTTATAACACCGACATTGTGACCTATGGATCAATAGTGTCGGTGAAACAATAGGCGATCATGACCTAATTTTTGCTTGTGTTGATGAGAGATAACAGATTAATATTCATGTATCGAAATCTACttagacattttaaaaaaatttgttgattAATAAATGGAGAGGACTTTATTTGTTTAAGTGTAGTTGGTAAGAAATTCAACAATTAAAATCAACAACGTGACGGCATCAACCTGAAAAATGCAACATATAAAGCATAAAGACTTTCGTTTGTAGAGTAGGAACACATAAATTCACACCTTTTCTGTTGATTGAAAGGAACACTTCTCCTTCTCTAATAAATCAACCGTTCACTTTCTATTTTACATTATGATTAAGAAATTActaataaattgattaaatttactatttttttctttgttggtATTAGTTAGCCTATCGATAACAGAAATTTTTAGATcttcaaaatttgtttaaacTTCTATATGTCATATTAAATTTGTTGGGATACACTGggaaaaatttaattagttatcaGTAATGAAATAAAGGGTGAGTATGTATAATCCGTCCGAGTTTCAGAAATTTCAGATTCGGTAAGTGGTATTTTAAAATAGATaccaaatatcaaaatttagaattttggttcaatgattatgt contains these protein-coding regions:
- the LOC101263832 gene encoding probable serine/threonine-protein kinase PBL12, coding for MTGERLSWKSMIPCCYKVDDEFVKSKKQVKKQTSFQRLTLLDFDDPSSPLSADELSNSFIGSSLINFTFTDLREVTHNFSSANFLGEGGFGPVYKGFVDDKVRPGLKAQVVAVKVLDTDGLQGHKEWLTEIIFLGQLRHPHLVKLIGYCWEDDNRLLVYEFLPRGSLENQLFGKFSITLSWSIRMKIALGAAKGLAFLHEGDKPVIYRDFKASNILIDSDYTAKLSDFGLAKDGPEGDDTHVSTRIMGTHGYAAPEYIMTGHLTTMSDVYSFGVVLLELLTGKRSLDKSRREGEHNLVEWLRPYLRDPKRIARVMDRRLEDEYPMKGAQTAALVAYKCLNHYPKPRPTMDDVVKILETLQDENNNIDTSISDPMITMTLSSDFSSGSEQNEDTAAPERNRNNKYLNNERNQGYGWKHRLNRQRMVASYSDTALYRRH